The Duganella sp. BuS-21 sequence TCGGTGGTCAGGGCGGCGATGCTGCCGGTGCTCAGCGCGGCGACCTGGCCGGTGCTCAGGGCGCCCAGCTGGTCGGTGGTCAGCGATGCCAGTTGCGCGGTTTTCAGCGAGGCGATGATGCTGGTCTTCAGGCCGACGATGTCGGCGGTCTCGATGGCGGCGATGGCGCCGGTCGACAGCGCGCCGAACTGGGCGGTGCTCAGGGCGCTCAACTGGGCCGAGCTCATGGCCACGACCTGGTCGGTGGTCAGGCCGTTGGCCAGGTTGTTGGTGCTCAGCGCGGCGATCTGGCCGGTGCTCAGGGAGCCGATCTGGTCGGTGGTGATGGCGGCCAGCTGCTGGGTGCTCAGGGCGGCGATGGCGCCGGTTTTCAGGGCGGCGATATCGTTGGTTTCAATCGCGGCAATGGCGCCGCTGCTCAGGGCGGCGACCTGCTGGCTGGTCAGCGCGGCGACCTGCTGGCTCGACAGGGCAACAATCTGGTCGGTGGTCAGGGCCTTGGCCTGGTTGCTGGTCAGCGCGGCGATGACGTTGGTCTTGATCGCGGCCAGGTCGCCGGTTTCGATGGCGGCGATGGCATTGGTGCTCAGGGCGGCGACTTGGGCCGAGCTCAGTACGCTGGCCTGGGTGCTGGTCAGCGCAACGACCTGGTCGGTGCTCAGGGCGGCCATGCTGCCGGTGCTCAGGGCCACGGTCTGGGCGCTGGTCAGGTTGGACAGCTGGTCGGTGGTCAGGGCCGCCAGTTGCGCGGTCTTGAGCGAGGCGATCACATTGGTTTTCAGCGCCACCAGGTCGGCCGTCTCGATGGCGGCGACGCTGTTGGTCGACAGCGCGTTGAACTGGGCGGTGCTGAGGGTGGCCAGCTGGCTCGAGCTCAGGGCGACGATCTGGTCGGTGGTCAGGCCGTTGGCGACGGCGTTGGTGCTCAGCGCGCTCACCTGGCCGGTGCTCATGGCGGTGATCTGATCGGTGGTCAGCGCCGCCACTTGCGAGGTGCTCAGGCCGGCGATGGCGTTGGTCTTCAGTGCGGCGAAGTCGGCCGTTTCCAGCGCCACGATGGCGTTGGTGGTCAGGCTGCTGACCTGGGTGCTGCTCAGGGCCAGGGCCTGGCGCGACGTCAGGGCGACGATCTGGTCCGTGGTCAGGGCCGCCAGTTGCGAGGTGCTCAAGCCGGCGATGGTCTGCGTCTTCAGCACGGCGAAGTCGCCGGTCTCAAGCGCGGCCAGCGAGGTGGTCGACAGGGCATTGATTTGTGCCGAGCTGAACATGCTGACCTGGGTCGACGACAGCGCAACGATCTGGTCCGTGGTCAGGCCGTTGCTCAGTTGTTTGGTGGTCAGGGCCGCGATATGGCCGGTGTTCAGCGCGCCGATCTGATCCGTGGTCAAGGCCCGGGTTTGCGAAGAATTGAGTGCTACGAGGTCCGCAGTCGACAGTACGGCAATGGTCGCGGTCGTCAACGCTGCGATCTGGTCGCTGCTTAAGCTGGGGATAAAGCTCATTTCAATTCTCCTTGGGGCACTGCACAGTTCGATACGGACAGATGATGGAGCCGACCGGGGGTTTTCCCTGCGGCTCCAGCTGAATTGGGTATTGCGGTGAATCTTGCGAGACTGCTGCGTGGACAGAAACCACGCGCTTCAGTCGTTAACGTCAATCCTTGCGGCAACTTTAGGACGATCCGGCATTTCCTCTGGTTAACATTTAAATCGCTATGCGGCTACACATAGTTTCAGTCAATTAGCCCACAGGAATCGTAGAGGCTGGCAGTCCTGAACGTACAAAGCGACATTTTTCCTAAGTGCATTAAATTTTTTTGTTTACGTGTGGCAACGCAAAAAACGGGCCATGTTTGGTAAAAACCAACGTCAGAGACACGAACGGCAGAGCGTTTGCTCTGCCGTTCGTCGTTTCAACCCGGTAGCTTACTTGCCGGGCACCGCCAGGTAACCCTGGCCGTTGGCGCCGTGCAGCGCCTTCAGCTTGAGCTCATCGGTGGCGGCCTGGCCCGTGCTCAAGCTCGGCTTGCCGGCCTCGAACTCGGTCAGCGCCGCAGCCAACTGGGCCACGCTGCCGCGCACACCCTGGCCCGGCACCTCGAGCTTGGCAGGGGCCTGGGCCGCCGCCGCGCTGTTGAAGCTGGCCATCGCTTGCGACAGGCCGCTGACATTGCTGCTCAGCTGCTGCACCGCCGACACCGCGAACCAGACGTCGGCCGCCGCGTGGGTGGCGCCGTCGGCCGTCTCGTAGGTCGAGCTGGCGCCGATGGTGTTGCCGTTGTTGCCGCTCAGGCCAGCCTTGACATCGAGGTTGAGCTTGGTGATGCCGAGGTCGGCCAGCGATTTCAGCTCGGCGGCCTGGCTGACGCCGTCCGCGTTGCCGTCCACCCACACACGCAGGTCGGCGAACTTGCCGTCCTTGGCGTCGATGGTGCCGTCGCCGTTGGTGTCGAGTTCGGCCATGGCGGCATAACCGTCGGCCGCGCGTTGACCGTTGGCCAGCGTGGTGCCGGAACCGAACAGCTCGCCGCCATCGTTGATGATGCCGTCGCCGTTGCGGTCCAGCGCCAGCAAGCCGTCGCCGCCGGCGGTCCAGCCGGTGTTGAGCTTGGTGCCGGTGGCCGCCAGGTCGAACTGCACGCCGTCTTTCAGCGCGGTGGTCTGCACGCCGTCACCGTTCAGGTCCAGCACGATCGGGGTCAGCGAGATCAGAGCCCCGAGCTGGGCGCCGGTCAGCGCCTGGCGCTGGTCGGTGGTCAGCGCGTGGATCTGTATCGTGGTCAAGGCGTGGATCTGATTGGTGGTCAGCGAGACGATTTCATTGGTGGTCAGCGAACGCAGCTGGCGGGTCGACAGCGCGCGGATGCCGTTGGTGGTCAGCGCCACCAGGTCGGCCGTATCCAGCGCCGCCAGGGCGTTGGTCGACAGGCCGGCCACCTGCTGGGTGCTGAGGGACGCCACTTGCGCCGAGGTCAGGCCCACGCCCTGTGCCGAGGTCAGCACGGACAGCTGGGTGGTGCTCAACGCCGCCACTTCATTCAGGGTCAGCGCGCCGATCGCTTCGGTGGACAGGGCCACCAGGTTGCGGGTCGACAGCGCCGCGACCTGGCTGGTGCTCAGCGATGCGGCTTGCGCCGTGGTCAGGGCGTCGATCTGGTTGGTGCTGAGGCCGATCGAGAAGGCGCTGGTGCTCAGCGCGGCGATCTGCGCGGTCGACAGCGCCGCCACTTGCGTGGTCGACAGGCCGGCCAGCTGGGCGCTGCGCAGCGACGCCATGTCGCTGGTGCTCAGGCCGCCGAGGTCGGCGGTCTCGATGGCGCCGATGCTGTTGGTCGACAGCGCCACTACCTGCGCGGTGCTCAGCGCGGCGATCTGGTTCGAGGTCAGCGCCACCACCTGGTTGGTGCTCAGGGCGGCGATGCTGCCGGTGCTCAGCGCGGCCAGGGTGCTGGTGCCCAGGGTGTTGACCTGGGTGGTGCCCAGCGCGTTGACCTGGGCGGTGCTGAGGATCGCAATCGCTTGCGTCTTCAGCGCGGCCAGGTCGGCCGTTTCCAGCGCCGCGATGCTGGCGGTGGTCAGGGCCGCCACTTGCGCGGTGCTCAGCGCGGCCGCTGCATTGGTGGTCAACGCCACGATCTGGCCGGTGGTCAAGGCCTTCACCTGCGCCGCGCTCAGGGCGGCGATGGCGGCGGTCGACATGGCGGCCAGGTCGGCCGTTTCCAGGGCGGCCACGCCGTTGGTGGTCAGCGCGGCGGCCTGGGCGGCCGTCAGCGCCGCCGCCTGGGCGGTGGTCAGAGCGACGATCTGGTTGGTGCTCAGCGAGGCGATGCCGGCGGTGCTGATGGCGGCCACCTGGTTGCTCGACAGCGCGGCCACCTGGTCGGTACCGAAACCGGCCAGTTGCTGGGTGCGCAGCACGCTCATGTCGGCCGTGCTCAAGCCGCTCAGGTCGGCCGTTTCCAGCGCCGCGATGCTATTGCTGCGCAGGGCGACGATCTGGCCGGTGCTCAGCGAGGCGATCTGCGCCGAGGTCAGCGCCACCACCTGGTCGGCGGTCAGCGCGGCGATGCCGGCGGTGTTGATGGCCGCCAGGGTGCTGGTGCCCATGCTATTCACCTGGCTGGTGCTCAGCGCGGCGACCTGCGCGGTGCTCAGCGCGACGATGGCCTGGGTTTTCAGCGCGGCCAGGTCGGCCGTTTCCAGCGCGGCGATGCTGTTGGTGGTCAGCGCCGCCACTTGCGCGGTGCTCAGACCGGCCGACTGCGCCGTGGTCAGGGCTACCACCTGCTGCGTGGTCAAAGCCTTGACCTGGTTCAGCGTCAGCGCCGCCACCGCATTGGTCGACAGGGCGGCCAGGTCGGCCGTTTCCAGTGCGGCAATGCTATTGGTGGTCAGGGCCGCCGCTTGCGCGGTGCTCAGCACGCTGGCTTGCAGCGTGGTCAGGGCGGCAATCTGTTTCGTGCTCAGCGAGGCCACGCCGGCGGTGGTGATGGCGGCCACTTGCGCGGTCGACAGCACAGCCACCTGTTCGGTGTCCAGGCCGGCCAGCTGGGCGGTGCGCAGCGCGGCGACGTTGGCGGCGCTCAGGCCGGCCAGGTCGGCCGTTTCCAGCGCGCCGATGCTGTTGCTGGTCAGGGCCACGATCTGGCCGCTGCTGAAGCTGGCGATCTGATTCGAGGTCAGCGCCACCACCTGGTCGGTGGTGAAGGCGGCGATGCCGGCCGTGCTGATGGCCGCCAGCGACGCCGTCGCCAGGGTGTTGATCTGCGTGGTGCCCAGGCTGGACACTTGCGCGGTGGTCAGCGCGGCGACGGCCTGGGTTTTCAGCGCGGCCAGGTCGGCCGTTTCCAGCGCAGCGATGCTGGCCGTGCTCAGGGCCGCCACTTGCGCGGTGCTCAGCGACGCAGCCTGGCCGGTGGTCAGCGCCACGACCTGGTTGCTGGCCAGCGCCTTGACCTGGTTGACGCTCAGGCCGCTGACGGCGTTGGTCGACAGCGCGGCGAAGTCGGCGGTTTCCAGCGCGGCGATCGCGTTGGTGCCAAGCGCAGCCAGTTGGCCGCTGGTCAGGCCGGCCGCTTGCGCGGTGGTCAGGGCGACGATCTGGTTGGTGCTCAGCGAGGCCAGGCCGGCGGTGCTCAGCGCGGCCACCTGGTTGGTCGACAGCGAAGCGACCTGGCCGGTGGTCAGGCCCAGCAGCTGGGCGCTGCGCAGGGCCGCCATCTGGCCGGTGGTCAGGCCGGCCAGGTCGGCCGTTTCGATGGCGCCGATGCTGTTTGAACCCAGGGCCACGGTCTGGAGGGTGCTCAGCGCGCCGATCTGGTTCGAGGTCAGGGCAACGATCTGGTCGGTGCTGAGGGCGGCGATGCCGGCGCTGCTGATGGCCGCCACCGAAGCGGTGGCCAGGGTGTTGAGTTGCGTGGTGCTCAGGGCCGCCACTTGCGCGGTGCCCAGCGCAGCGATGGCGGCGGTCTTGAACGCGCCCAGGTCGGCCGTTTCCAGCGCCGCGATGGCGTTGGTGGTCAGGGCCGCCACCTGCGCGGTGCCCAGCGCGGCCGCTTCGGCGGTGCTCAGAGCAACGATCTGGCCCGTGGTCAGCGCCTTGATCTGGACGATGGTCAGGCCGGTGACGGCCGTGCTCGACAGCGCGGCGAAGTCGGCGGTTTCAATCGCCGCGATGGCGTTGGTGCCCAGCGCCGCAACCTGCGCGGTGGTCAGGGCCGATGCCTGCGCGGTGGTCAGCGCGACGATCTGGTTGGTGCTCAGCGAGGCCACGCCGGCGGTGCTCAGCGCGGCGATCTGGTTGGTCGACAGCGACGCCAGCTGGCCGGTGCTCAGGCCCAGCAGTTGCGTGCTGCGCAGTGCGGCCACAGCGTTGGTCGACAGGCCGGCCAGGTCGGCCGTTTCCAGCGCGCCGATGCTGTTGCTGCTCAGGGCCACCACCTGGGCCGTGGCCAGGGCGCCGATCTGGGCCGAGGTCAGGGCCACGATCTGGTTGGTGGTCAGCGCCGCGATGCCGGCGGTGCTGATGGCGCCCAGCGACGCGGTGGCCAGGGTGTTGATCTGCGTGGTGCTCAGGGCTGCCACTTGCGCCGTGGTCAGTGCGGCGATGGCGGCGGTCTTGAACGCCGACAGGTCGGCCGTTTCCAGCGCCGCAATGGCGTTGGTGGTCAGCGCCGCCACCTGCGCGGTGCTCAGGGCGGCGGCTTCGGCCGTGCTCAGGGCCACGATCTGGCCGGTGGTCAGCGCCTTGATCTGGTTGATGCTCAAGCCGGTGACGGCGGTGCTCGACAGCGCGGCGAAGTCGGCGGTTTCAATCGCCGCGATCGCATCGGTGCCCAGCGCGGCGACTTGGGCGGTGGTCAGGGCGGAGGCCTGCGCGGTGGTCAGCGCGACGATCTGGTTGGTGCTCAGCGAGGCCATGCCGGCGGTGCTCAGCGCGGCCACCTGGTTGGTCGACAGCGAAGCCACCTGGCCGGTGGTCAGGCCGACCAGCTGGGCGCTGCGCAGCGCGGCAACCGCGGTGGTCGACAGGCCGGCCAGGTCGGCCGTCTCGATCGCGCCGATGCTGTTGCTGCTCAGGGCCAGGACCTGGGCGCCGGTCAGCGCGCCGATCTGGGCCGAGGTCAGCGCCACCACCTGGTTGGTGCTCAGGGCGCCGATGCCGGCGCTGCTGATGGCCGCCAAGGCAGCGGTGGCCAGGGTGTTGATCTGGGTGGTGCCCAGCGCCGCCACCTGGGCGGTGCTCAGCGCGGCGATGGCGGCGGTTTTCAGCGCCGACAGGTCGGCCGTTTCCAGCGCGGCGATGGCGTCGGTGGTCAGGGCGGCAACCTGCGCGGTGCTCAGCGCGGCGGCTTCGCCGGTGGTCAGGGCCACGATCTGGCCGGTGGTCAGGGCCTTGATCTGGTTGACGGTCAGGCCGGTGACGGCGGTGCTCGACAGTGCTGCGAAGTCGGCCGTCTCCAGCGCGGCAATGGCGTTGGTGCCCAGCGCCGCGACCTGCGCGGTGGTCAGGGCCGACGCCTGCGCCGTGGTCAGGGCGACGATCTGGTTGGTGCTCAGCGAGGCGAAGCCGGCGGTGCTCAGCGCGGCAATCTGCTGAGTCGACAGCGACGCCACCTGGCCGGTGCTCAAGCCTTGCAGCTGGGCGCTGCGCAGGGCGGCGACAGCATTGGTCGACAGGCCGGCCAGGTCGGCCGTTTCAAGCGCGCCGATGCTGTTGCTGCTCAGGGCCACGACTTGCGCGGTGGCCAAGGAAGAGATCTGGGCCGAGGTCAGTGCGACGACCTGGTTGGTGGTCAGCGCGGCGATGCCGTTGGTGCTGATCGCGGCCAGCGAGGCGGTCGCCAGGGTGTTGATCTGGCTGGTGCTCAGGGCTGCCACTTGCGCGGTGCCCAGGGCAGCGATCGAGGCGGTCTTGATGGCGGCCAGGTCGGCCGTTTCCAGCGCGGCGATGGCGTCGGTGCTCAGCGCCGCCACTTGCGCGGTGCTCAGGGCGGCCGCTTCGGCGGTGCTCAGGGCCACTACCTGACCGGTGGTCAGGGCCTTGATCTGGTTGACGCTGAGGCCGGCGACGGCCGAGGTCGACAAGGCGGCGAAGTCGGCGGTTTCCAGCGCGGCGATCGCTGCCGTGCCCAGCGCCGCCACTTGCGCGGTGCTCAGGGAGGCCGCTTGCGCGGTGGTCAGGGCGACGATCTGGTTGGTGCCCAGCGAAGCGATGCCGGCGGTGCTCAGCGCGGCCACTTGCGCGGTCGACAGCGAGGCCACCTGGCCGGTGCTCAGACCGACCAGCTGAGCGCTGCGCAGGGCGGCGACGGCGTTGGTCGAGAGGCCGGTCAGGTCGGCCGTTTCCAGCGCGCCGATGCTGTTGCTGCTCAGGGCGACGATCTGGGCCGTGCCCATCGAAGCGATCTGGCCCGAGGTCAGCGCCACCACCTGGTTGGTGCTCAGGGCGGCGATGCCGGCGGTGCTCAGCGCGGCGATGGAAGCGGTGGCCAGGGTGTTGATCTGGCTCGTGCCCAGCGCGGCCACCTGGGCGGTGCTGAGGGCGGCGATGGCGGCGGTCTTGATGGCTGCCAGGTCGGCCGTTTCCAGCGCAGCGATGGCGTTGGTGGTCAGCGCCGCCACTTGCGCGGTGCTCAGGGCGGCTGCTTCGGCGGTGCTCAGAGCCACGATTTGACCGGTGGTCAAGGCCTTGATCTGGGTCACGCTCAGGCCGGCGACGGCCGTGCTCGACAGCGCGGCGAAGTCGGCGGTTTCGATGGCGGCAATCGCGTTGGTGCCCAGCGCCGCGACTTGCGCCGTGGTCAGCGAGGCCGCTTGTGCGGTAGTCAGGGCAACGATCTGGTCGGTGCTCAGCGAGGCCATGGCGGCCGTGCTCAGCGCGGCGACCTGGCCGGTGCTCAGGCTGGCGACCTGGCCGGTGGTCAAGCCGGTCAGGGTTGCTGCGCAGCGCGGCGACGGCGTTGGTCGACAGGCCGATCAGGTCAGCCGTTTCCAGGGCGCCGATGCTGTTGCTGCCCAGTGCGCTTACCTGGTTGGTGCTCAGGGTCGACACCTGTTGCGAGGTCAGCGCCACGATCTGGCTGGTGCCCAGCGCGCCGATGCCGGCGCTGCTGATGGCGGCCAGGGTGGCGGTGGCCATCGAATTGATCTGGCTGGTGGTCAGGGCCGCCACTTGCGCGGTGCCCAGGTTGGCGATCGAGGTCTTGATCGCGGCCAGGTCGCCGTTTCCAGCGCGGCAACCGCGCTCACGGACAGGGCCGCCACCTGGGCGCTGTTCAGGGCGGCCGCTTCGGTGGTGGTCAGGGCCACCACCTGGTCGCTGGTCAGGGCCTTGATCTGGTTCACGCTCAGGGTGACGACCGCATTGGTCGACAGCGCGGCGAAATCGGCCGTTTCCAGCGCGGCGATGGCGGCGGTGCTCAGTGCCGACACTTGCGCGGTGCTCAGCACCGAGGCTTGCGCCGTGGTCAGCGCCACGATCTGGGCGGTGGAGAGGCCGGCGAAGGCGGCGGTGGTCAGGGCCACCACTTGCTGGGTCGACAGCGAAGCCACCTGGCCGGTGGTCAGACCCGCCAGTTGGGCGCTGCGCAGCGCGGCGATGTGGTTGGTGCTCAGACCGGTCAGGTCGGCCGTTTCAATCGCGCCGATGCTGTTGCTGGTCAGGGCAGCCACTTGCGCGGTGCTCATCGAAGCGAATTGGCCCGAGGTCAGCGCCACCACTTGTTGGGTGGTCAGCGCGCCGATGCCGGCGGTGCTCAGCGCGGCCAGGGCGGAGGTCGCCAGGTTGTTGATCTGGCTGGTGGTCAGCGACGATACCTGGGCGGTGCTCAGGACGGCGATGGCGGCGGTCTTGAGCGCGGCCAGGTCGGCGGTTTCCAGCGCAGCAACGGCGGCGGTGGTCAAGGCGGCAACCTGGGCAGTGCTCAGGGCGGCCGCTTCGGCGGTGCTCAGGGCCACAACCTGGCCGGTGGTCAGCGCTTTCACCGACGGTCAGCGCGGCAACCGCGTTGGTCGACAGGGCGGCGAAGTCGGCGGTTTCAATCGCGGCGATGGCGTTGCTGCTCAGGGCCACCACTTGCGCGGTGCTCAGGACCGACGCTTGCGCGGTGGTCAGGGCGACGATCTGGTCGGTGGTCAGGCCGGCGGCGGCGGCGGTGGTCAGCGCAGCCACTTGCTGGGTCGACAGCGAAGCCACCTGGCCGGTGGTCAGGCCCACCAGCTGGGCCTGCGCAGGGCGGCGATGTGGTTGGTGCTCAGGCCGGTCAGGTCGGCCGTTTCCAGCGCGCCGATGCTGCTGCTGGTCAGGGCCGCGACTTGCGCCGTGCCCATCGAGGAGATCTGGCCCGAGGTCAGCGCCACCACCTGGTTGGTGCTCAGGGCGGCGATGCCGGCGGTGCTCAGCGCGGCGATGGAAGCGGTGGCCAGGGTGTTGATCTGGGCGGTGGTCAGCGCGGCCACTTGCGCGGTGGTCATGGCGGCGATGCCGGCCGTCTTGATGGCCGACAGGTCGGCCGTTTCCAGCGCGGCGACGGCGGATGCGGTCAGCGCGGCCACTTGGGCGGTGCTCAGGGCGGCCGCTTCGGTGGTGGTCAGGGCCACGACCTGGTCGCTGGTCAGGGCTTTCACCTGGGCCACGGTCAGGGCGGCGACGGCGTTGGTCGACAGTGCGGCGAAGTCGGCGGTTTCAATCGCGGCGATGGCGCTGGTGCTCAGTGCCACCACTTGCGCGGTGCTCAGGACCGAGGCTTGCGCCGTGGTCAGGGCGGCGATCTGGGTGTTGGTCAGGCCGGCGACGGCGGCGGTGGTCAGCGCCACCACTTGCTGGGTCGACAGCGCGGCCACCTGGCCGGTGGACAGGCCGCTCAGCTGCGCGCTGCGCAGGGTGGCGACCTGGTTGGTGGTCAGGCCGGCCAGGTCGGCGGTTTCAATCGCGCCGATGCTGCCGCTGGTCAGGGCGTTGATCTGGCCGGTGCTCAGCGAACCGATTTGGGCCGACGTCAGGGCCACCACTTGCGCGGTGGTCAAGGCGCCGATGCCGGCGGTGCTCAGCGCCACCAGCGATGCGGTGGCGAAGCTGTTGATCTGGCTGGTGGTCAGGGCCGCCACTTGCGCGGTGCCCAGGGCGGCGATCGACGAAGTCTTGATGGCTGCCAGGTCGGCCGTTTCCAGCGCGGCAACCGCGCTCACGGACAGGGCCGCCACTTGCGCGCTGCTCAGGGCGGCGGCTTCGGTGGTGGTCAGGGCCACCACCTGGTCGCTGGTCAGGGCCTTGATCTGGCTCACGCTCAGGGTGACGACGGCATTGGTCGACAGCGCGGCAAAGTCGGCCGTTTCCAGCGCGGCGATGGCGTTGGTGCTCAGTGCGGCCACTTGCGCGGTGCTCAGCACCGAGGCTTGCGCCGTGGTCAGCGCCGCGATTTGTGCAGTGCTCAGGCCGGCGACGGCGGCAGTGGTCAGAGCCACCACTTGCTGGGTCGACAGCGAAGCCACCTGGCCGGTGGTCAAGCCCACCAGCTGGGCGCTGCGCAGCGCGGCGATGTGGTTGGTCGACAGACCGGTCAGGTCGGCCGTTTCCAGCGCGCCGATGCTGTTGCTGGTCAGGGCCGCCACTTGTGCGGTGCCCATCGAGGCGATCTGACCCGAGGTCAGCGCCACGACTTGTTGCGTGGTCAGCGCGCCGATGCCGGCGGTGCTCAGCGCGGCCAGGGCGGCGGTGGCCAGGTTGTTGATCTGGCTGGTGGTCAGCGACGATACCTGCGCGGTGCTCAGCACGGCGATGGCGGCGGTCTTGATCGCTGCCAGGTCGGCGGTTTCCAGCGCGGCGACGGCGTTGGTGGTCAGCGCCGCCACTTGGGCGGTGCTCAGGGCCGAGGCTTCGCCGGTGGTCAGGGCCACCACTTGCGCGGTGGTCAGGGCTTTCACCTGGTTGGCGGTCAGCGCGGCGACGGCGTTGGTCGACAGCGCGGCGAAGTCGGCCGTTTCCAGCGCGGCGATGGCGTTGCTGCTCAGGGCCACCACTTGCGAAGTGCTCAGGACCGAGGCTTGCGCGGTGGTCAGGGCGACGATCTGGTCATTGCTCAGACCGGCCACGGCGGCGGTGGTCAGCGCCACGACCTGGTTGGTCGACAGCGACGCCACCTGACCGGTGGTCAGGCCCACCAGTTGGGCGCTGCGCAGGGCGGCGATGTGGTTGGTCGAGAGGCCGGTCAGGTCGGCGGTTTCCAGCGCGCCGATGCTGTTGCTGCTCAGGGACGCCACTTGCGCCGTGCCCAGCGAGGAGATCTGGCCCGAGGTCAGCGCCACCACCTGGTTGGTGCTCAGCGCGGCGATGCCGGCCGTGCTCAGGGCCGCCAGCGAGGCGGTGGCCAGGGTGTTGATCTGGGTGGTGGTCAGCGCCGCCACTTGCGCGGTGCTGAAGGCAGCGATCGAAGCGGTCTTGATGGCCGACAGGTCGGCCGTTTCCAGCGCGGCGACGTTGGTGGCCGACAACGCGGCAACCTGGGCGCTGCTCAGGGCGGCCGCCTGGGCGGTGCCGAGGGCGACGATCTGATCGGTTTCCAGGGCCTTGATCTGGTTGGCGCTCAGGGCGGCAATGGCGTTGGTCGACAGCGCAGCCAGGTCGGACGTTTCCAGCGCGGCAACGGCGTTGGTGGTCAGGGCGGCGGCCTGCGCGGTGCTCAGGATGCTGGCTTGCGCGGTGGTCAGCGCGACAACCTGGTTGGTGGTCAATGCGGCGATGCCGGCGCTGGTCAGGGCGGCCACTTGCGTGGTCGACAACGACGCCACCTGGCCGGTGGTGAAGGCCGCCACTTGCGCGCTGCGCAGCGATGCGATGTCATTGGTCGACAGGCCGCTCAGGTCGGCGGTTTCCAGTGCGGCCACCGAGCTAAGCGACAACGCGGCGACCTGGGCGGTGCTCAGGCTGGCGATCTGGCCCGACGTCAGGGCGACGGTCTGGTCGGTGCTCAGCGCAGCCAGGCCGGCGGTGCTCAGCGCGGCCAGCGAAGCGGTCGGCAGCGAGTTGATCTGTGCAGTGGTCAGGGCCGCGACCTGCGCGGTGCTGAAGGCGGCCAGGCTGGCGGTCTTGATGGCGGCCAGGTCGGCCGTTTCCAGGGCCGCGACGGCCGAGGCGGTCAGAGCCGCGACCTGAGCGCTGCTCAGGGTGGCAGCGCCGCTGGTGGTCAGGGCCACGACCTGGTTGGTGCTCAGGGCCTTCAGTTGTGAGGCGCTCAGGGTGGCGACAGCGCCGGTCGACAGCGCGGCGAAGTCGGCGGTTTCCAGCGCGGCGACGGCGTTGCTGCCTAGCGCGGCAACCTGGTTGGTGCTCAGGATGCTGGCCTGGGCCGTGGTCAGGCCGGTGATCTGGCTGGTCGACAGGCCGGCGAAGGCGGCCGTGGTCAGGGCCGCCACCTGGTTGGTCGACAGGTTGGCCAGCTGGTTGGTTGACAGGCCGGCCAGTTGCGCGCTGCGCAGCACGGTGATGTCGTTGGTGCTCAGGCCGGCCAGGTCGGCGGTTTCAAGCGCGCCGATGCTGTTGCTGGTCAGGGCGGCGATCTGGCCGGTGCTCAGGCTCGAAATCTGCGCCGAGCTCAGGGCCACGATCTGGTTGGTGGTCAGGGCGGCGATGGCGGCGCTGCTGATGGCTACCAGCGAGGCGGTCGGCAGGG is a genomic window containing:
- a CDS encoding heme utilization protein, which gives rise to MTTGQVASLSTGQVAALSTAAMASLSTDQIVALTTAQAASLTTAQVAALGTNAIAAIETADFAALSSTAVAGLSVTQIKALTTGQIVALSTAEAAALSTAQVAALTTNAIAALETADLAAIKTAAIAALSTAQVAALGTSQINTLATASIAALSTAGIAALSTNQVVALTSGQIASMGTAQIVALSSNSIGALETADLTGLSTNAVAALRSAQLVGLSTGQVASLSTAQVAALSTAGIASLGTNQIVALTTAQAASLSTAQVAALGTAAIAALETADFAALSTSAVAGLSVNQIKALTTGQVVALSTAEAAALSTAQVAALSTDAIAALETADLAAIKTASIAALGTAQVAALSTSQINTLATASLAAISTNGIAALTTNQVVALTSAQISSLATAQVVALSSNSIGALETADLAGLSTNAVAALRSAQLQGLSTGQVASLSTQQIAALSTAGFASLSTNQIVALTTAQASALTTAQVAALGTNAIAALETADFAALSSTAVTGLTVNQIKALTTGQIVALTTGEAAALSTAQVAALTTDAIAALETADLSALKTAAIAALSTAQVAALGTTQINTLATAALAAISSAGIGALSTNQVVALTSAQIGALTGAQVLALSSNSIGAIETADLAGLSTTAVAALRSAQLVGLTTGQVASLSTNQVAALSTAGMASLSTNQIVALTTAQASALTTAQVAALGTDAIAAIETADFAALSSTAVTGLSINQIKALTTGQIVALSTAEAAALSTAQVAALTTNAIAALETADLSAFKTAAIAALTTAQVAALSTTQINTLATASLGAISTAGIAALTTNQIVALTSAQIGALATAQVVALSSNSIGALETADLAGLSTNAVAALRSTQLLGLSTGQLASLSTNQIAALSTAGVASLSTNQIVALTTAQASALTTAQVAALGTNAIAAIETADFAALSSTAVTGLTIVQIKALTTGQIVALSTAEAAALGTAQVAALTTNAIAALETADLGAFKTAAIAALGTAQVAALSTTQLNTLATASVAAISSAGIAALSTDQIVALTSNQIGALSTLQTVALGSNSIGAIETADLAGLTTGQMAALRSAQLLGLTTGQVASLSTNQVAALSTAGLASLSTNQIVALTTAQAAGLTSGQLAALGTNAIAALETADFAALSTNAVSGLSVNQVKALASNQVVALTTGQAASLSTAQVAALSTASIAALETADLAALKTQAVAALTTAQVSSLGTTQINTLATASLAAISTAGIAAFTTDQVVALTSNQIASFSSGQIVALTSNSIGALETADLAGLSAANVAALRTAQLAGLDTEQVAVLSTAQVAAITTAGVASLSTKQIAALTTLQASVLSTAQAAALTTNSIAALETADLAALSTNAVAALTLNQVKALTTQQVVALTTAQSAGLSTAQVAALTTNSIAALETADLAALKTQAIVALSTAQVAALSTSQVNSMGTSTLAAINTAGIAALTADQVVALTSAQIASLSTGQIVALRSNSIAALETADLSGLSTADMSVLRTQQLAGFGTDQVAALSSNQVAAISTAGIASLSTNQIVALTTAQAAALTAAQAAALTTNGVAALETADLAAMSTAAIAALSAAQVKALTTGQIVALTTNAAAALSTAQVAALTTASIAALETADLAALKTQAIAILSTAQVNALGTTQVNTLGTSTLAALSTGSIAALSTNQVVALTSNQIAALSTAQVVALSTNSIGAIETADLGGLSTSDMASLRSAQLAGLSTTQVAALSTAQIAALSTSAFSIGLSTNQIDALTTAQAASLSTSQVAALSTRNLVALSTEAIGALTLNEVAALSTTQLSVLTSAQGVGLTSAQVASLSTQQVAGLSTNALAALDTADLVALTTNGIRALSTRQLRSLTTNEIVSLTTNQIHALTTIQIHALTTDQRQALTGAQLGALISLTPIVLDLNGDGVQTTALKDGVQFDLAATGTKLNTGWTAGGDGLLALDRNGDGIINDGGELFGSGTTLANGQRAADGYAAMAELDTNGDGTIDAKDGKFADLRVWVDGNADGVSQAAELKSLADLGITKLNLDVKAGLSGNNGNTIGASSTYETADGATHAAADVWFAVSAVQQLSSNVSGLSQAMASFNSAAAAQAPAKLEVPGQGVRGSVAQLAAALTEFEAGKPSLSTGQAATDELKLKALHGANGQGYLAVPGK